Part of the Anopheles coluzzii chromosome 3, AcolN3, whole genome shotgun sequence genome is shown below.
TAAGGAGTCATCCAGAACAGTGACTGTGTAGTTGTTAAACATGACGTAGTTGGCTAAGAGTAATTTAATGAACATTACAGGAAATCTTACGCACATTCGTCGAATGGCACCGAAatatcggtggtggtggtggcatgcAACGAAAGGCACAACGAAGCCCTCAATATGATCAAATCGGCCATCATATTCAACCGTAATCAGTCACCATTACGGTTCGTTATCATAGCAGAGGAGAAATTAAAGTTGAACTTTATGGAAAAGTTAAACGATTGGCAGGAGGTAACCGATCGAATATTTACGTATGAAATCCATTCCTTAACATTTCCACGCGCCAACAAGGACGAGTGGAGGAAATTGTTCAAACCTTGCGCTGCCCAACGGCTATTCCTACCGGTAAGATTGATGAACATGCCCCGAAAAGAAGTAGTTTTCAGTaaaagtatgttttgttttgcagtcTCTTCTTCAACATCTAGATGCGGTGCTGTACGTTGATTCTGACACCGTGTTCCTGTCGCCCGTACAAGAAATTTGGGCAATGTTTCAGCAATTTAACGCAACCCAGTTTGCTGGCATGGCCCCGGAGCATGAAGACATGAATGCGGGCTGGTATAATCGCTTCGCACGCCATCCCTACTACGGTGAGCTGGGGGTAAACTCGGGCGTCATGCTGATGAATCTGACGCGTATGCGAGAGTTCCGGTGGGAGGAACATATACTGCCAATTTATCGCGAGTATCGCTTGCAACTAGTTTGGGGCGATCAGGATATCCTTAACGTGCTGTTTCACTACAATCCCGATCGGTTGTACGTGTTCCCTTGCGACTGGAACTACCGCGCCGACCATTGCATGTACATGAGCGTGTGCGATGCTCCCGATGGGGTGAAAATCATTCACGGCAATAGGGGGTATTTTCATTCACGGGCGCAGCCAATTTTTAACCTCATCTACTCGACCATAGAAGAATTTACATTTCGGACAGACGTGTACGGTAACTTCATTCGCACAATCGAAGAATCGCTGGTGCTACCGAGCAACTCGAACTGTGATAAGCTGTTGGACAAATTCTTGCAGGATCCGCgcaaatatttcaaagaaaaTCAGTACGAAGAGGTACCCTAGCGAGAGCGCGGAAGTGCAATTTGGTCGGggctacattttttttctattctctCCCAGTTCAACCACCTATTCCACTTAAACTCGCAAACGTCCATTCCAAGATGATATTTTTACCAGCcagtgaagaaagaaaaatctaGGAGATTAACGACCAATACTCATGACGAGGAAGATTTCTTTAGTGTAACGATACAATCAGTATGGGCGTAAGTTAAAACAATGTAATTGATCAACGTGTGtataaataaatgtatttgTGCTGTTTGTAATATATACGCGTAGAATTaattagtttagtttagtgtgTGCGCAATAACGTACAACTGCTTCTAACTCACGATTTACCGCAACAATAATTTCCAATATTTCGGTTTGATCCATGTAACACAGCTCTACAGCAAACCAAGTTTTACTGTATCGGTAAAGTTAATTAATCTTAATTTCATTCAATCCCTAGTGAATTCAATCATCCATAGTTAGATTAATGCAGATCGGTTCTTGTTGGTTGTGTCTGCTACCGATTGACCGTTGCTATAATAAGCGCCTGGCTAACAAACATTCGCACATTGGCAATCATACTTACATGTGTTGCTTGTTGAAACACGTTTCCATACGAGTATCATCACACCAAGACAATGACCACCACTTGTACAAATCAGAAAATAAATCTCCCCCTATTAGCACCGCCACCGGTGGACCGGGTACTGACGGAcctgtttgtgtgctgctggGCGAATCCGAAAGTACGTCGAACAGTAGTAAAATCAGGACAGGGCGCGAGGAAGAGGTAAAGTTCAAACCAAATGACGGTATGGCCACAGAGGTTACATCGCTGCCTCGAAAAGCCGGTAATCGTCTCGCTTCGTCTTGCGCCCTCGCCTGCGATCGTCTCCACCGGATCGACTATTGCCGGAGCGTCGTTAAAGGTCGTATCTTCTGCCGTATGAATTGGAAGcgtgtggcgtgtgtgtgtggtgtagcGGTTTTTGCTAAATGCACTTGGCGGACAGTttcattaataataataacgtaaaccttcccctccttcccttctttttctctcgctcttacTCTCAATGGCAATGGCATCTGTTTGGCGTATCGGGTGAGCAGACTTGTCCAGCGCCCGTCCTCTAATGCACAAACGCTTGATGCTGTGtgcgttttcttcttctaaagaTCTCCATAGCATTTACATTTCACGGTTCGCTGGTAAATGTTGTTAAACTTTACAGTCAATATCAGCTGGCAGGTACTTGCTTTGAAGATCGTGAAGTCTGCAGTCAAGTGCCATTGCTTGGTAGTGGGTGAAGCGGTCCTCTACTTGTGTCTCTGTGCAACGAGCGTCGAATCGTTTGGCGATGGAACTCTGCCTGGCGGTGGAAAAAAGTGGTAAAACTTCTTTTCGGGCTGACATTCGACATTCGATACAGTCCCGCAGTTTATGTTTCTCGTGCATGTCGTCAACCGATTTGTATTCCGCTGGTGAAACGTCCCATCGCCAAGCATAATAAGCCGGGCCGCCGCGGGGACTATATTTATGTTCGCTACGCCTTATAGCACACGATCTTCATCTTCATGCGTCCCCGGGGATAGCATATGTATGTTTGCGTCGACATGGACCGGGCAGGGCGCGCCCAACCCATTCCACCGACTTCCACGAGGAAGCTTTCCCTCACTCCCTCCCCATCCCCCGGGCAGGATGAAGCTTAAGCGATGCGTTGTATATAAATATGTATTCATAGTCGAGCACCGCCTCTCCAGCAAGTCGTTACGGTCATCGTTTGGAGGATGCATTGTTATGCTGAAGAAGACTCTCATCTCGATGATCTCGAACGGTTGCGGTGAAGTGTGACTTGTTTATCATGCGTTTAACTGGCCCCACGTGCTGGGAGGGTGGGGCGGCCAGCATTATCGCAACAATCATCACCTGCCGACTACTATATACGTAAGCTCGCACGGATCAGGTCcgaccgtcgtcgtcgtcgtcgtcgtctttgGTGCCGAAAATGAGTCAAGGTTAGGCGCGTCTCGTCCCATCCGTCTGGCCCTCGGAATGGTTCGTTCAGATGAAGCATTGATTGCAATCGATCGGGCTGGGCACCCAGGGTAAGAAGGTCTTCGGGTCGGGTCCAACCCTGTGGCATCATCGAATTGAACAACAACAGGTCCGGTGCGGTAGCGCTCCTTTACCCTTTCTGTTCTGGTATGCACACAGGTTTTGGGTTATGTATATGCGCATTTCCATCACAAAGCAACCTCACCACCTCCCCTTGCGAACGAGCTTTTTGAAAGCTCCACTTGCTACACCGTCTTGCTGTCCTATTTGGAAGCAGTGTATGTGGAGAAATGTGTATTTTAgcaggaaaaagggaaagatcATGCTTTGATGCGATTGAACGATCGACGTAATCTGGGAAATATTacttacactttttttttcttattttaccATCATGATCATGCTTGCAGCTTTGCTTAGTACCGGCGTACAAATATTGATAATGTTGATTTTAGTGTCTTTCGCAGTTCCACCTCACATTTggcatttatttaaaaaaaaaagtgtcatGAAATCACAACGTTGATTAGCAGCATCGCAACACCCCAACACCGCAATGGAATGTTGCTAATACACTCCTAATGTATCGCAATTTCAACCAGCGTCACGCTCAGTGTCCCCGTATTGATTTTATGGCAAGATTACGTAGGACACATTTTTCACCGTTAGTGAGTGATCTGCCAGCAACATTATGGTTAAAGGAAAGTGTTTTTATCAACAGTAGACGCATGGCAACGATTCCACCAACGTACCTCCCATGGGTGTCGGCTTTTTCGGGTTGCGTAATGATTGTTTGTCGATTTGCAAGCACaaggaacagaaaaaaagaagaagctcCGGTAACACAAACAGGCCCAAGTGtttattaatgttttgattgttaCACCACCACTGAGCGTCCCCATCGGCGGTACAGGGTAGAGGGACGGAGGATTGGTGCAGCCCCGAGAGAGCTGTAGCTCCCCTCTAAGCGTTTGCGGTTCCTGTTGTAAATCATATTAGCCTTCAGGTTCGGTACTTAACACTTGCCGTTGTCTTCGACAACACCTGGCCATTTGGGTACCGGTTGGCGTACTTCTGAACCGCTGGCTGGCAGGCAAAGAATGACACCGGCCGACGTTTTACGATGACTGGTTGAATAAATCAAATTGATTTAATAGATTATTCTCCTACACCATTTACCACCGAGCAGTGCTATTGATGCTGCTACGTTCTTTGAACAGGTTATTTGCGTTCGACCGACATTCGAACGGTTTCGCTTATGTTTGGCATTTAAGCCTGGCGCCAATATCGAACTTTACATTACATACCTTACGCCGCCTGCATATGCTATTGATGgcataaattatgaaatttaaatttcatctAAACTGTGAAAGCAGGTAGTTTTAGCTACATAGGCAAAATCGCGGCTCAAATGGCTATTCAAATTTGCAAACCAACGTAGCCGTTAGCTTTCTCTCGCACGCCTGTCACCTCACGATCATTGACTGGAAGAAAGCTTTTCATGCAAATCATCAATCATTGGggcgattttgttttatttatttcccccGCCATATCACAGCCTCTTGGCAAAGGTGTGAAGCATAGACAATGGGCCATCTGATAACAGGATACGTTCATATTTCGAGGCGCGTTAAAATTCGCCAGAGCGCAGAGTGTCATCCCGGTGGAGACgctgttttttctgttttttttttgtaaggaaGATCGAACACTGGAGTGGTGGAGATATACACTAAGcatggaaaaaatggaaaatgggaaGCATGAAGGAGGAtgcttaaattaaatatttgcgTTTATTTTGCCTTTAATCCTCAGAACTTCGGGACGAACAGCACACTAAGCCTGCCGGCAAAGCGAGGAATTATTATCAACCGGTTTGAAGTAGCTGGAATGCAAAGGAACCGGTTTTCATATTCTATAAAGCGCTTCGGAGTGggattatatttattattgtcAAAATTTGCACGCTTCATAATGAACAGCACTTTGGTTGCGCCTTTTGGTATCCTCCCAAGAGGTATCCCGCACAGAGGAGAGCTTCTGAGCTTCGGTGAATATTTAGGGGGAAATATAAGGTTCTCCAAATACTGATAAAATGCAGGAGATCAAGAAAACCTTAGAATATTGAGCTGAAGCTTTATTTAATACGCAACCTGCAGAGGAGGTAGGAAGCACCCGTTCGCTAATATCAGTACTGCATCATAtgggacacacatacacaaaagtGCGAAAATGGTGCGTGTTGGTCAGTGCTGGCGATGTAAAGGTTCTACCGTTTCGTTCGGCTACAGCGAAATCTCACGAACCTTCTTCTGTTGCTTCAGCTGCAGTGCACATTGACATTGACCTCGAAGATAATTGATGACACACTGCCGCTATTAACGTGCTGCTTATTGCATGGGAATGGCCAAGGCAACAAGTTCATCTTCGTCATACGCGCCCGCCGGTCGTCAGAATCAGTCAAGAATAATCGAACGTTGAATCGATTGGAAAGAGGTTTCATTCGCTTCACTCTCGGCATATCGTACTGTTTTTGATGAGATTTTTATACTTTAGGCGCGAAACGAATCCCAACCGCACTAGTGACTGGGCCGTTTTGCCCTGGCAAGGTCTCACATCTCACAGCGTGATGATACCTCGAATGTCACCAATTTTCTCACGAACAACCAATTATGACTATGAGTGCATGCAATGGACGTGTGATCCATTCGATGGCTTGTTAATCTTTTGATCCTTCTCGGTGAAACCGAATTATTAAACATGGTAGATTTTGATATACCGTACATTAATAGCAAACGAAATGTTAAGTAGTCAACGATTTGGGGGTTATTTTGTAGTTTGCATATTACAAAATACGTTTGTAGTGATTTCGGCCTACGGGAGGATCTATAATGTTATCAAAGTTGTAATGTAGTGTATAAATGACCCAATATTTAAGCCAACCATCGTCCTTGTTTCCTCTTTGATCATCAATCAAATGTCAAAAGGTAAAAATATTCATGCGCCTATGAGCTAGTTATCGCATTGCTGAATGCTGACGAACCATAATTTAAGTAAGTACCCATTTTTAGCGATATGGGTCCAGTACAAACGGAATAATGTAGAACGCCTTTGGGTGAACTATTCCCATCGCGCACTATCAACGGCAGTGGCAGATCGAGGCGTTAGAAGGAATCCC
Proteins encoded:
- the LOC120958813 gene encoding glucoside xylosyltransferase 2, producing MKTFRYLALLAAASFLLLLYYIYRVGDRPNSSDQNLAEHLTDGHTTAAVSRKSYAHSSNGTEISVVVVACNERHNEALNMIKSAIIFNRNQSPLRFVIIAEEKLKLNFMEKLNDWQEVTDRIFTYEIHSLTFPRANKDEWRKLFKPCAAQRLFLPSLLQHLDAVLYVDSDTVFLSPVQEIWAMFQQFNATQFAGMAPEHEDMNAGWYNRFARHPYYGELGVNSGVMLMNLTRMREFRWEEHILPIYREYRLQLVWGDQDILNVLFHYNPDRLYVFPCDWNYRADHCMYMSVCDAPDGVKIIHGNRGYFHSRAQPIFNLIYSTIEEFTFRTDVYGNFIRTIEESLVLPSNSNCDKLLDKFLQDPRKYFKENQYEEVP